The Glycine soja cultivar W05 chromosome 19, ASM419377v2, whole genome shotgun sequence genomic sequence TCCCCCCAAACAAGTTCTTTTGAACAGGATTCCCTTGTTATCCTTGAGTTTTCttgcttcttttctttataatcacaaattctttttatgttaaatttgtaGGAGCCATAAGTCTGTAATGGTTATAAGGCGTAATCATGTTGTTGGAGGCATTACATATCGCCCATATGCTAGGTAATAATTTGTCTCcatatctttttcttcaaattctaTAAGTCTGTTTTTTgtctaagaatttttttatattatgacatacattattttttaatgtatgagAACTGAAGTTTTACAATAGTTATTATCAATGATTAGCTAATTAAAAAGGtgaacttttgtttgtttttattggAAAAAACCCAAGCTCCACATTGGCTAAAGATAAGACCAAGATAGAATATATATTGGAAGGCAACTCTCACcctatgagctagcttttgaaattgagttaaactcacattctaagatAGTATCATAACCTATCCTAGATCCACTAAAAGGACCATCCACCATATTATTTGCGTACTAAGTCCAAAAGTGCTTTGGGTGTGAGGGGgtgtattgaaaaaaattcaagtccCACATTGGTTAGAGATAAGGCcaagatagaatatataagtgggagacaaccctcaccctatgagctagcttttggggttgagtcaGGTGACTTAGGTccaaacccacattctaagagttttattgtttttatattgtCTAATGCAAATTGCTGCTTTGGTTGCGCATGATAAAAATGCTTCTATGTTCTCAAAGTACATAAACATGAATAATCAGGGATTGAGCCTGGCTGATATTTTTATGGAAAAACTTAGTTGTGAATAGAATCAATAGATCTTGTATttccttgttatttttttctctcgccTACTTTTATTTGATCCCCCCCGCCCCCCCGCCAAGTTTTAATTGCTAGGCTATTCTGTGGGTTTTTTTGTTAATACTGTGTGCATTATGATTGATAGTCAGAAGTTTGGTGAGATAGCCTTTTGTGCAATTACAGCTGATGAGCAAGTAAAGGGTTATGGTACCAGATTGATGAATCACTTAAAACAATATGCACGGGATATGGATGGGCTGACACATTTTCTCACATACGCTGACAATAATGCTGTTGGCTATTTTATCAAGCAggtttgattatttatataatatttaagacCCTTACCGTTTTCATAGATATTGCTTCTTTTATGTATTAAGTCAGAGTCCCATAGCAAGATTCTGAGAGAAATATATTACTTTCTGAAAACAAATTTATTGGGTTTGAAATAAGTTTTCAGGTCTATTTTTCCTAAGTGCAATTTTTAACTTGTTACAAAAAGTAATACATTTTTCAAATAGTTTTCCTAAATATTACTCTTTGCTACAGGGATTAtgcatattttaaatatcaCGTCACCTCCTGTGCCAATAGGGATGTTGCAACCATGTCTATTATAGAAAAAAGGGTGACATGGCTACTGAGACGTGCAGTATTTTGGGGAactgtttttgaaatgtattacTTTGGTATCagtattaattagaaaaatgccTAATTTGGGTTAAAAAACTGTTTAATGTCTGACAATGAAGATTTTCTAAGTGATCCTTGTTGGCTTGGTTAAAGAAGAGATACATCCAGAAAATAATTGTCAGGTCATTGTGAACTGATTTTTTTGCTTAGTGGAGATCCTCAATTTTAGTTCTCCTAAAAGAAACTTTCACACTGAAATGTATGTTTCCTGGTTATGTTTATCTTATATCTGATTGATATAGGAATCTGTATCTTGTTCCTAGATACAGTAGCAGTGATATAAGAatctgtatatttcttttggTTATATCTTTTGATTCTCTTGAAGGTATTCTGTACATTTGGAGGGGGGGGGCTCTATAAATGCCTGTCTGTTGAATTAACTAGCTTCTGTTTTGGATATTGCAatgatatttgattttgttttcagGGATTTACAAAAGAGATTCACTTGGAGAAAGATCGATGGCAAGGGTATGATTGTACTTAATATTCTTGTCTGAAATCTATGAGCAGTACTTTCCCTTAGGCAATTCATTTTAATACTTTATTTCAAGCATTTTTATTTAAGATTCTGTTTTTATATCCCATTGAATAATAATTTCATCATTCACTATTTACTTTTCTATGATGTATTCTATCTAtgagaattcattttaaataattgtcaTTTCAGTTATATAAAGGATTATGATGGAGGAATTCTCATGGAATGCAAGATTGATCCAAAACTCCCGTACACTGATTTGTCAACTATGATCCGTCGTCAAAGGCAGGTAAGATAATTTctgttagtttttttatgtttttctttgcaTTATTTGAGATATTATAAGATTAGCGCATGATAAGATATACTGATGGaagtttttaattaaacttCTAATATTTTTACTTCAGTTAAGTAAATGTGTTAACCTATATTTCActtaaattgagtttttttttttccagtaaACAGACCTCAGTTTACTCCCTATGCTAAAGGCTTTTCTCTCACCACATATGCTAACCCACTGCTTAAGGGTGTGTAGGGGGTTGTCAAAAACTTTGCAGCTGAGAAATATGATAGAATGGGACCTTATTTGTTTTGCATGCATTATCCTCATTTCCATCTGATGTGTAGCATCTGTCTGCTAATTTTTATTCTCAAtcatttataacattttttttctcaattcatGGTGTGTTAAGTCATTATTATTGGTTATTATTGTAGGCAATTGATGAAAAAATCAGAGAGCTATCAAACTGTCACATCGTTTATGCTGGAATTGATTTTCAGAAGGTACAAGGCATTCTCAATTTTGTATGTTTCCATCATTCATGTATAGCATTTAAGTTTTACCTATATCaagtgatttttgtttttggattGTATTGTCAGCTCAATTCAGATTGCATTtaacatttttacactgcatatTGCTGTTTCTTAAAAGTTGTGTGGGGCTAGGGTAGAGGATCATGCATTATATTGGGAACCAGAGTCACATTTTGCTTCTCATTTCATATATTAGTAAAATCATTGAGCGTGTGGAATATTAATTTTCTTCCCTCCTGATCAATACAACATGCAGAAAGAAGCTGGtattcctaaaaaaattattgatgacaTCCCTGGTTTGAGTAAGTACTTAATTCCCAATCTGAGTTTAATAACTTAGCTATAATTTTTGTTGGTACTTGTGGGAAAAACTGTGTTACCTGTCTTTGAAGATAGCATGCTTTGTGTCAATCTTTTTCATATCTTATTTAGGTTTGCTAACTTTTGCCGAGATGCCAACCTCCTGTTCAAGTCCTTGTGCATGGTGCCTAACTGTTTTGCTGCTTAATGTTGATGGCATCTTGCTATAACTTTTTCACTGTCTCATATTTGTCATAGTTTCAGTGTTGTTAGTGTTGTTGATTTTGCATATCTAAATCAGTTTTCCTGTGATCTGTTATGTAGGAAACTTGTGTTATGTTTGAAAGTTCTTTGGGCTAAAGGAATGGAAGTCTCTTCCCTTGTTTGGGAGTTAATGTTTAAATAGTAGTgacattaattttctttattcaatttaaaatactCCATGCCTCCAGGGGTAAGGATGAGCAGAACGCATCCCCTGCCTCTCtcatttccttttaaaattCTTCCAAACATGGGTTAGGTCACTTTTTCCTCCCCTTTTCCCCTCCTTACCTCCCATCCAAACATGGCATAATAGATTTGTTTATCAACTGGGATGTTGTTAAAAAATTGACCCATATTGTCCTTATGAGTGAGGTAATTTATTGTGGCATGCTTTGATAATTTCTTGATTAATGTTTATGTTGAATCACTGAATGCAATGACAGGAGAGGCTGGATGGACTCCTGATCAGTGGGGTCATTCACGATTCAGAACTTTAAATGTTTCTACTGACAATGCTACTAATCAGAAACATTTGAATGGGTTTATGCGTTCACTTCTAAAGGCAAGttgcttagattttcttcacctTGACTTCAATTTCCATTGATATAATTCAGCGTAATTTCCATTGGAAACACTGCAAATTCCACAAGATCATTGATGAGTAGATCCTTCTCGGCAATTCAAAATATGCATGAGACCAGAATAATTACATGGTTGGgaaattaattcttataattggttttatctttttgagcagTCAATGTTCGATCATGCTGATGCTTGGCCATTCAAGGAGCCAGTTGATGCTCGGGATGTCCCTGATTATTATGACATCATCAAAGATCCAATGGGTAATGATCTGTATATTTCATATTGAATTCACCTTTGTCTAGAAGCATGATAATTGCCTTAGTGCATGGCCAATCCCAAGGTGGAGCAAAAGCAACACATTGTTGCTTTTCAAAATTCGTGGTGATACCATGATTTTTGCCCCCAAAATCAATTTCTTATATTACCCAAACACACTTAGCCATCTGTTATATTAATCACATTCATTCATATGATTTCCTCCCTTGGTATCTATTTCTTACGTTTCATTCTGGAGCTAGTTTTATCTTTATGCATATACATAACTACCATGAAAAGTCTTGTTACCTAATAATGTCTATAATATATTCGTAATGTGAACGTAGATTTGAAGACAATGTCTAAGAGGGTGGATTCAGAGCAATATTATGTAACATTTGAGATGTTTGTTGCGGATGCCAGAAGAATGTTTGCGAATGCACGCACCTATAATTCTCCAGAAACCATTTATTACAAATGTTCTACAAGGCATGTGCTCGTGCTTCCACCTCCTGGATGGATGTGATGTTTCTTGCATTCGTAGATTTTCTTTCCAGTGATGTTTCTTACGTACGTAGACTTTTTTTATGCAGGTTAGAAGCCCACTTTCAAAGCAAAGTGCAAGCGGGCCTCCAGCCTGGTACCAAAATTCAGTAGGGGCACTTCAATAGACACGAAGATGTTATTTATGTATAGTTAATTTTTTCCATAGTCCCaaactaatttaatattatttcatagTAGTTGTTACTTTAGCCAATGCTGCCATCCGGCGTTATACCTGTTAGTCTTGTGTGCTAGGCAAACAGTCAGTTGATCCATATCATTAATTCTATCGTGGGATAAAACTAGGTGATAGGCTGGTTGTTAACATAGTCACTCTAATTGTATGTTCTCATCCTTCTTCATtggaatttgtttttaaattggaAGGTAAATTCTTCTCCCTGATTCCGAATGATCTTTTGTAATTATTGGTACCACCTTCTTCCCACATCTTTTGATGTTTTTGCTTTGTAGATGTTGGAGACTTCAAAGTCCATTCAatgctcccccccccccccccccccccatataAAACCTTATTTAATGGATTAGATATGTTTTGGTTCTTTGTAGTATAtgtaagtttgtatttttttttaatttttggttacTGTAagaaattttgttcttttttagttcctataaatttgtgtttttttttttttaattttggtatctGTATGcgcaaatttataaaaattataaatgaaaaatttaaaatcttaaatgaattaaaattgaaataatataaacttacaatgattaaaaataaacaaaaaatttttcATAGACTAAAATtagataaatgaaaaaatatcaaaaatatacTTAAGTCATATTTATTCATTAATGGCGAAAGtatcaaatatcaatatattattaagGATATTTTAGTTCACATAACATTTTTTAGTTCTATTAAATGTCTTTTAATCTGAGTGCAATAACTTTAAAGATCAAAAGATTGGAAAATGAGgtaatgtaattaaattttaaatttttgaattaattcaacACATTATGCTTGTTTGCTTAAATCgtcagcttttttttttttttgagaattaAATCGTCAGTTGAAGTACTTCATGTTTGGcgtagaaaaataaaaggaaatgttTTTATAAGAACATTGTTTAAAGGAATTCTTCCATTGTTTAAAGCAAATGTAATAATTGCCCtttctatatattaaaaaaaaagaagtaaatgtAATAAATGAGAACAGAATAATTACATTAAAGGAATTCTTGAAATTACTGTAAATTGTTTAAATCGGGATACATAGTTTGAGGATTAAAATCAACTTTTATTTTGCACCAAACATACGTAGTTACGTACTGCGAGTCTTCCAAACATAGATTGACCTGGtattgcttttattttattttttacgtgGACAAGGTAATATAGGAATAGTCGTTTACGGGAGagcattattttctttaattttacgTTTAGAATTAATCCATATGcttatttatatgaatttttttagagaTGTGAAAATGACAATAATCTGATGAGTTGGGGTCCATGTAAATGTACTTTAACACTCGGGTCAATAAGAATTTCGGTATGGTTTATGACTTTATGGTCTATTTACGACCGAGGAAAATGGTGTAGAGCCCAAGGTTCTTGTGGGGAGTTTTCATGGTCGATGtatgtttctttgtttttaattttattttagacgtACAGTAGTGTTATTAATAGAATTACAACATCATACAATAATTATCTCATGCATGTGACTCAAACCTCCTACGAGACACTCTAATCAGTCTAATGGGTTAGCATGTTTTCCTCTTCCAAGTATATTTGGGAATAAGTCCTGCTGTGGACTTCGCCCTATCGCCCTCCAGGGatataattcatgcatgctttgCTTCATAGCAAAGGATTTCTTTAAGCTTTTGTGTTTGGTAGAATCTAAAGAAAAGGAATGAAAGTTGGAGGAAAAagactaataaaaaaagataaaagagagtaaaaagtaatttttttttttattggaagaaAAGTAAAGTTATTTGGTTCAGAGTGAAAAAGAGATATAACATCTAACTTATAATAGTTAGGTAGGTAaggaaacaaaaattaacattaaataaaaacttattattattatttatctttcttcttattattattattatttatttttaaataaaattctcgcgcatatatatatatatatatatatatatatatatatatatatatatatatatatatatatatatatatatatatatatatatatatatatatatatatatatatatatatacacgaagatgttttttctctttctttgtaCTGTACATTTCATACCATTGTATCCAATTAGGCTGTCAAGCTCACTCCTTTTTATTCAAATCTTCTTCTCCCCTTTGATGCTTAACAAAACATAAGATTCTCACTTTCGTCCTTTTTCACTTTCATATTTCTCACCTTCAAACTTACCAAGCATaacgtaaaataaaataaaaaagaataaaatatagtaaacaaactaaattaatttcggaattgaaattataattaaaaattaaaaagaagttGAAAAAGGCAAATATCatagttttaataaaaatttattggacataaatatttttttgccatcCAGTCAATCAAAGAATTAACGAACCCAGTCCGATCAAGTCAGATGCTCTGGTTTTGGTGGTCACTCTCAAACAACAATCATTTGGTAAAGATCTATAATTAGGACTAAAGATTCTCCTCATTTTAAGACGCACAATCTATAAACTCGAGTAAACACCTATAACGAATTCAAGTAATTTAACTGGAACGATGAACGCATACAAAGGTTGATCAGTTTAATCAAATTCGTTGACATTTTGTGTGAAATATAAATAAGCCCAAACTCGTGCTTCAGAGAATAGTTGAGTAATATCATTTTAGATAGTTAACCAATACTAATCTGCTTGTCATGATAGTTAGTTAATACTAGCAAATAACCAACAATCCTGGAAACATACCAAAGAAAAGTTTCAAACTACCAATGTAGTAGTACTTTGTCACAATGCCAACATTTTGTacttttgtattttcttcagttaatagtgattaaaagcactttttttttttttttttgtagaaatgCACTTGCGGTTGTAGATGATTCAATCAGTGTTCAGTTAACCAATAGGCAGCATCGCTACCGACAAGGGAGGGTCTCATACAAGAGACGAAATGATTTAGGGACTCAATCTGTAAAAAGCTCAATGGAGTGAGGAGATGAAATTCATATGGGACATTTATTTCAGTAACTGAGAAATCCAATCATAATTGAACCACATTTTATTGAATCCAATATCTATGATGACAACAACTATTATAAGTTCGAGCTCTTAAAAgcttatttttcaaggaagtgCTGCTTTTAAGGAGCGGGTTAAAACTTCCAGTTCTTTCAGTCCCTCTTGAGGAGATTTGGCCTCACCAAGCACCTTCACTATAGCACTGCCAACAATCACACCATCAGCTCCCCATCCCGCTACCTGTAACAAAGTATATGATTTGATTCATTATTAACCAAATTGAGGGAGGTAGAAGCATTCTAGCATATGGGCCGAGAACTTGCCTGTTTCACATGCTCAGGTTTTGATATTCCAAAACCAACTGCGACAGGTTTAGTAGTTGCCTGaataacaagaaaaagagagattAAACAAGTATAAATATTGAGATGAATCAAGTTCAATGGTAGACTATTGTGTTTGTGTTTATCATAATTGATCAGATACCAGTTCTTGCAACCAAAGAGAAGCAGGAAGACCAGAGGGGCTAAAAAAGTTGGGAAAGAGAACTGAACTTTTCAGAAGTGATCTGAAGACATCAAGATTAAATAGTAGTATACAAACCTCTTTAATTTCCTGTAGAAGGGACTGAACAGAACCACTAACAGATGCGCGGGCTCCAGTGACCCCCACTGAGCTCACCTATAATTCAAATCAACAAATGGTTAATGACGTTTGCCAGCAGATGTTCCTAAGATAGTTATGCAagatattttctgttttcactaTCATTGTATATTTGTATCCTATTTCCGAAAAAATGGGATCAAGATGATTTGCTATCGCTGTCAACTTTTAAACCCAATTTGACATGTGAACTAAATAAACTGTTTGAAAATTCATGCTTTTTCCAAGCTCCAGTCTCaaaatacatcaaaatcaaatgtTTCGAAACTTCAACATCAAGTAATATGACCAAACTTGAACAActcaaaagaatcacaaaaacaaACCTAAAATTATGAGAAAACACCAAActtttgcaaaataaaataaatattgtcaaTTTCCATGATTGGCTACTCCAAAATATGTCCTAACCCAGTCTAGTGAATGCTTCAAAAAGTAACCTTCACTTttcaagaaaagagaaaaacatccTAAAAGAATTTGCTAGGTTTCATCTTTTGACCTTACTTTGGGTAATTCGTATATTGATGTCAAGAAAACATGTAAGATTAAACCACACAAATAGAGCAGAGACAAAGGTTGTCACAGGCAACTGTACTGACTCAGAACAAACAATAGTTTTGTCTCCTTGGAATGCAAAGAGAAGGTTAAAGagaaagttaataaaattaagatgCATAACTAAAGCATGGCATTTTGGCTTTGACACTTGTATCTTTGAAGATGAGGCAACAATAATGAGTTCAGAGTTCTTGGAACATGCTTAATGCATGAAAATGGCAAGAAAAGAGCTAACTTCTAATCCACACAGTAGACTGATAaactgtttgaaaaaaaaaaaaggaatgcaAATAAGCAGATAATGGATGCTATTTATGTTATTGGAAATAGTGAAAGAAATTATATAGAATCAAGACCTTAGCAGTCCAAAGTCAATGGAGTTATATGAAAACTAAAAAGAGGAACCCAAAAACAGAAGTTATTAAGGTTGAAAGAAGCTCTTACAAGATACACAAATCCTTCTGCCACATCAACAATGGCTTTCATTCGGTCTGGTGGAGTGGTGGGTGTTGTGAGGAGTACCTTAATGATATCAAATAAACAAGCATACCAAATCAGCTAGATATATACAGCACACACGTACACAGATT encodes the following:
- the LOC114398466 gene encoding histone acetyltransferase GCN5-like; its protein translation is MESHGGGPLRSRSSQSPSPSHSASASATSSIHKRKLASEDHAPPFPPSSFSADTRDGALTSNDDLESISARGADSDSDDDSEDAVVDDDEDDYGNDNDSSIRTFTASRLSNPPSAPRNTKLKTEISTVKIENSDGAKDAVVGACAAASAGSVPGIVVKEDPTKIFTDNLQTSGAYTAREESLKKEEEAGRLKFVCLSNDGVDEHMVWLIGLKNIFARQLPNMPKEYIVRLVMDRSHKSVMVIRRNHVVGGITYRPYASQKFGEIAFCAITADEQVKGYGTRLMNHLKQYARDMDGLTHFLTYADNNAVGYFIKQGFTKEIHLEKDRWQGYIKDYDGGILMECKIDPKLPYTDLSTMIRRQRQAIDEKIRELSNCHIVYAGIDFQKKEAGIPKKIIDDIPGLREAGWTPDQWGHSRFRTLNVSTDNATNQKHLNGFMRSLLKSMFDHADAWPFKEPVDARDVPDYYDIIKDPMDLKTMSKRVDSEQYYVTFEMFVADARRMFANARTYNSPETIYYKCSTRLEAHFQSKVQAGLQPGTKIQ